One genomic region from Rosa rugosa chromosome 1, drRosRugo1.1, whole genome shotgun sequence encodes:
- the LOC133725707 gene encoding uncharacterized protein LOC133725707 isoform X1 — protein sequence MAAADVAQFLWKKFLRSLVDSESELSGAMNLFSYFEAIKSVLVNTQIIPFSLEMLMPWNASWEMSTYVWANAYLSELNYALAECRIFANEGREINKKILVYSPSTVYFLLKMKRRLTTLKRKFVILVSNAREQKERNNTVKRLVLLTQAKVAVKKNLEEIVVLPNASTLEIHELLVDADRVGFTPIGIVGMAGVGKSTMVQEVLTFHRVSTEFSPIVWLCLSDIIPEKELVDSTSASISIVTCILDKLGEKETSISGLGLDSVLERLNHILSAKRYLIVLDDVWHTMEFYSDIGHNLPEGEKFGDRLSHGLPKDCGGAVIVTSRIREVAQDMVGQNNVFLARPWDKGWCWMHFRSFVTTKAEGFGEEKRFSMSNWEIVQKIENEILDQIGGLPSIAKALAELIVEKRISETDDKGSALKEMLIPHEFLIHRSYIFVPVNERNIKWIADKTDIPKCPVFVFVDLKMEFFAVRLLEEFRYQLNQDQVIAVLDQSFVNRQKIKTEEPEKALKEFYGILENLKCKGHKFADEIQKKMTIMIVGGDVFANWFMGVICDLKLPGSPSIVPIALGIKANIASSFGWEFDADKVPVNKILGMVLNHAKQMKTDSWHILIKVKATAHQQIPYCLHLFHEADMENEDNTTLIYGGFWNYFSLGVDDPRLYGASRFRHTSRTLSIALAKVEVLKHHGDQWEVLSIPSSIRSIVCLNLPSFLGELTPWTTADIKKDQTRGLSSSFIDDGYLEIIGSKDDLLSQKKRWIRLDQVREIRFKFIEDSVEVVNMMIDGVLWKKTPLDGLVEIEISYNCQVNILVKQDYSARSIHDSSQPCGSETADDDDAKGRKKSGGASTSSFLIDDNELEEKSQGHKKIGAASSFKIFEEDDIN from the exons ATGGCGGCGGCCGATGTTGCTCAGTTTCTGTGGAAAAAGTTTTTGAGGTCTCTTGTAGATTCGGAGTCTGAATTATCAGGTGCTATGAATCTCTTCTCTTATTTTGAAGCAATCAAAAGTGTCTTGGTAAACACACAGATAATTCCATTTTCTTTAGAAATGTTGATGCCATGGAACGCGTCATGGGAAATGAGTACTTATGTTTGGGCTAATGCTTATCTGTCTGAGCTCAATTACGCATTGGCAGAGTGTCGAATCTTTGCAAATGAGGGCAGGGAGATCAACAAGAAGATTTTAGTGTACAGTCCTTCCACGGTTTATTTCCTCCTAAAGATGAAGAGGCGGCTGACCACACTGAAAAGGAAGTTTGTGATTTTGGTCTCTAATGCAAGGGAGCAGAAAGAGAGGAACAACACCGTCAAACGTTTGGTACTACTTACTCAAGCGAAAGTGGCTGTAAAGAAGAATTTAGAAGAAATAGTAGTACTTCCTAATGCAAGTACACTGGAGATTCATGAATTGCTTGTTGATGCAGATCGAGTTGGATTTACTCCAATTGGAATAGTAGGCATGGCTGGCGTGGGTAAATCTACTATGGTGCAAGAGGTTTTGACTTTTCATAGAGTCTCAACTGAGTTTTCGCCCATAGTTTGGTTATGCTTGTCGGATATAATCCCAGAAAAAGAACTAGTAGATAGTACTAGTGCCAGCATCAGCATTGTGACATGCatacttgacaagttgggcgaGAAAGAAACAAGTATTTCTGGACTCGGCCTTGATTCAGTCTTGGAAAGGCTCAACCATATTTTATCGGCTAAAAGGTATCTGATTGTGTTGGATGATGTGTGGCATACTATGGAATTCTACTCGGATATAGGTCATAATCTTCCAGAAGGTGAGAAATTTGGTGATCGCCTATCACAcggattacccaaggattgtggtgGTGCGGTCATTGTCACTAGTAGGATAAGAGAGGTGGCTCAAGACATGGTAGGCCAGAATAATGTATTTCTTGCTAGGCCTTGGGACAAAGGATGGTGCTGGATGCACTTCAGGTCCTTTGTCACGACGAAAGCAGAAGGTTTCGGTGAAGAAAAACGTTTTAGCATGTCAAATTGGGAAATAGTGCAGAAGATTGAAAATGAAATTCTGGATCAAATTGGTGGTCTACCATCAATTGCTAAGGCACTCGCAGAACTAATAGTTGAAAAACGGATTAGTGAGACTGATGATAAGGG GTCTGCCCTGAAGGAGATGTTGATACCTCATGAATTTCTTATTCATCGTTCATACATATTTGTTCCAGTCAACGAAAGGAACATAAAATGGATTGCTGATAAAACTGACATACCAAAATGCCCAGTCTTCGTGTTTGTTGATTTAAAAATGGAATTCTTTGCAGTAAGACTTCTGGAAGAATTTCGCTATCAGCTTAATCAAGATCag GTTATTGCTGTTCTAGACCAGAGTTTCGTTAATAGGCAAAAGATAAAGACAGAGGAACCAGAGAAAGCGCTAAAAGAGTTTTATGGCATTCTCGAAAATCTTAAGTGCAAAGGACATAAATTTGCTGATGAGATTCAAAAGAAGATGACAATTATG ATTGTTGGCGGGGATGTTTTTGCTAACTGGTTTATGGGAGTTATCTGTGATCTAAAATTGCCAGGCTCACCCTCCATTGTTCCTATAGCATTGGGAATCAAAGCTAACATTGCAAGTTCATTTGGATGG GAGTTTGATGCTGATAAAGTACCAGTGAACAAGATTTTGGGGATGGTACTAAATCATGCAAAGCAGATGAAAACAGACAG CTGGCATATCCTCATTAAGGTGAAAGCGACAGCTCATCAACAAATACCCTATTGTTTGCATTTATTTCATGAAGCAGATATGGAAAATGAG GATAATACGACATTAATATACGGAGGATTTTGGAACTACTTCAGCTTGG GAGTCGATGACCCAaggttgtatggagcttcccgCTTTCGTCATACTTCAAG GACCTTAAGCATCGCACTTGCAAAAGTAGAGGTTTTGAAACATCATGGTGATCAGTGGGAGGTGCTTAGCATTCCTAGTAG CATCAGATCAATTGTTTGTCTTAACTTGCCTAGTTTTCTTGGTGAGCTAACTCCTTGGACGACAGCAGATATAAAGAAAGATCAAACA AGAGGCCTGTCCTCATCTTTCATAGATGATGGATATCTTGAAATTATTGGTTCAAAAGATGATTTACTTTCCCAGAAGAAAAGGTGGATACGCCTTGATCAG GTAAGAGAAATTCGCTTCAAGTTTATTGAGGATTCAGTTGAGGTTGTAAACATGATGATCGATGGAGTACTGTGGAAAAAAACCCCACTTGATGGTTTAGTCGAGATTGAAATCTCTTACAACTGTCAAGTTAACATTCTTGTTAAACAAGATTACTCAGCAAGAAGTATCCATGACTCATCGCAACCCTGTGGGTCAGAAACTGCTGATGATGACGATGCTAAAGGACGTAAGAAGAGTGGTGGAGCAAGCACATCAAGTTTCCTCATTGATGATAATGAGCTTGAAGAGAAATCTCAAGGACATAAAAAAATTGGTGCAGCAAGCAGCTTTAAAATCTTCGAGGAGGATGACATTAATTAG
- the LOC133725707 gene encoding uncharacterized protein LOC133725707 isoform X2, producing the protein MAAADVAQFLWKKFLRSLVDSESELSGAMNLFSYFEAIKSVLVNTQIIPFSLEMLMPWNASWEMSTYVWANAYLSELNYALAECRIFANEGREINKKILVYSPSTVYFLLKMKRRLTTLKRKFVILVSNAREQKERNNTVKRLVLLTQAKVAVKKNLEEIVVLPNASTLEIHELLVDADRVGFTPIGIVGMAGVGKSTMVQEVLTFHRVSTEFSPIVWLCLSDIIPEKELVDSTSASISIVTCILDKLGEKETSISGLGLDSVLERLNHILSAKRYLIVLDDVWHTMEFYSDIGHNLPEGEKFGDRLSHGLPKDCGGAVIVTSRIREVAQDMVGQNNVFLARPWDKGWCWMHFRSFVTTKAEGFGEEKRFSMSNWEIVQKIENEILDQIGGLPSIAKALAELIVEKRISETDDKGSALKEMLIPHEFLIHRSYIFVPVNERNIKWIADKTDIPKCPVFVFVDLKMEFFAVRLLEEFRYQLNQDQVIAVLDQSFVNRQKIKTEEPEKALKEFYGILENLKCKGHKFADEIQKKMTIMIVGGDVFANWFMGVICDLKLPGSPSIVPIALGIKANIASSFGWEFDADKVPVNKILGMVLNHAKQMKTDSWHILIKVKATAHQQIPYCLHLFHEADMENEDNTTLIYGGFWNYFSLGVDDPRLYGASRFRHTSRTLSIALAKVEVLKHHGDQWEVLSIPSSIRSIVCLNLPSFLGELTPWTTADIKKDQTRGLSSSFIDDGYLEIIGSKDDLLSQKKRWIRLDQLGKRNSLQVY; encoded by the exons ATGGCGGCGGCCGATGTTGCTCAGTTTCTGTGGAAAAAGTTTTTGAGGTCTCTTGTAGATTCGGAGTCTGAATTATCAGGTGCTATGAATCTCTTCTCTTATTTTGAAGCAATCAAAAGTGTCTTGGTAAACACACAGATAATTCCATTTTCTTTAGAAATGTTGATGCCATGGAACGCGTCATGGGAAATGAGTACTTATGTTTGGGCTAATGCTTATCTGTCTGAGCTCAATTACGCATTGGCAGAGTGTCGAATCTTTGCAAATGAGGGCAGGGAGATCAACAAGAAGATTTTAGTGTACAGTCCTTCCACGGTTTATTTCCTCCTAAAGATGAAGAGGCGGCTGACCACACTGAAAAGGAAGTTTGTGATTTTGGTCTCTAATGCAAGGGAGCAGAAAGAGAGGAACAACACCGTCAAACGTTTGGTACTACTTACTCAAGCGAAAGTGGCTGTAAAGAAGAATTTAGAAGAAATAGTAGTACTTCCTAATGCAAGTACACTGGAGATTCATGAATTGCTTGTTGATGCAGATCGAGTTGGATTTACTCCAATTGGAATAGTAGGCATGGCTGGCGTGGGTAAATCTACTATGGTGCAAGAGGTTTTGACTTTTCATAGAGTCTCAACTGAGTTTTCGCCCATAGTTTGGTTATGCTTGTCGGATATAATCCCAGAAAAAGAACTAGTAGATAGTACTAGTGCCAGCATCAGCATTGTGACATGCatacttgacaagttgggcgaGAAAGAAACAAGTATTTCTGGACTCGGCCTTGATTCAGTCTTGGAAAGGCTCAACCATATTTTATCGGCTAAAAGGTATCTGATTGTGTTGGATGATGTGTGGCATACTATGGAATTCTACTCGGATATAGGTCATAATCTTCCAGAAGGTGAGAAATTTGGTGATCGCCTATCACAcggattacccaaggattgtggtgGTGCGGTCATTGTCACTAGTAGGATAAGAGAGGTGGCTCAAGACATGGTAGGCCAGAATAATGTATTTCTTGCTAGGCCTTGGGACAAAGGATGGTGCTGGATGCACTTCAGGTCCTTTGTCACGACGAAAGCAGAAGGTTTCGGTGAAGAAAAACGTTTTAGCATGTCAAATTGGGAAATAGTGCAGAAGATTGAAAATGAAATTCTGGATCAAATTGGTGGTCTACCATCAATTGCTAAGGCACTCGCAGAACTAATAGTTGAAAAACGGATTAGTGAGACTGATGATAAGGG GTCTGCCCTGAAGGAGATGTTGATACCTCATGAATTTCTTATTCATCGTTCATACATATTTGTTCCAGTCAACGAAAGGAACATAAAATGGATTGCTGATAAAACTGACATACCAAAATGCCCAGTCTTCGTGTTTGTTGATTTAAAAATGGAATTCTTTGCAGTAAGACTTCTGGAAGAATTTCGCTATCAGCTTAATCAAGATCag GTTATTGCTGTTCTAGACCAGAGTTTCGTTAATAGGCAAAAGATAAAGACAGAGGAACCAGAGAAAGCGCTAAAAGAGTTTTATGGCATTCTCGAAAATCTTAAGTGCAAAGGACATAAATTTGCTGATGAGATTCAAAAGAAGATGACAATTATG ATTGTTGGCGGGGATGTTTTTGCTAACTGGTTTATGGGAGTTATCTGTGATCTAAAATTGCCAGGCTCACCCTCCATTGTTCCTATAGCATTGGGAATCAAAGCTAACATTGCAAGTTCATTTGGATGG GAGTTTGATGCTGATAAAGTACCAGTGAACAAGATTTTGGGGATGGTACTAAATCATGCAAAGCAGATGAAAACAGACAG CTGGCATATCCTCATTAAGGTGAAAGCGACAGCTCATCAACAAATACCCTATTGTTTGCATTTATTTCATGAAGCAGATATGGAAAATGAG GATAATACGACATTAATATACGGAGGATTTTGGAACTACTTCAGCTTGG GAGTCGATGACCCAaggttgtatggagcttcccgCTTTCGTCATACTTCAAG GACCTTAAGCATCGCACTTGCAAAAGTAGAGGTTTTGAAACATCATGGTGATCAGTGGGAGGTGCTTAGCATTCCTAGTAG CATCAGATCAATTGTTTGTCTTAACTTGCCTAGTTTTCTTGGTGAGCTAACTCCTTGGACGACAGCAGATATAAAGAAAGATCAAACA AGAGGCCTGTCCTCATCTTTCATAGATGATGGATATCTTGAAATTATTGGTTCAAAAGATGATTTACTTTCCCAGAAGAAAAGGTGGATACGCCTTGATCAG CTAGGTAAGAGAAATTCGCTTCAAGTTTATTGA
- the LOC133725708 gene encoding GDSL esterase/lipase At4g10955-like, translating into MQGAPKQSEAPEEETGGAAAVLMEKSGVVQEVVEAQPHPYSFHVSGPRKLCSPNWRDNISSSWKDGNYKRTVIACFIQAIYLLELDRQENRDADNALAPKWWIPFKYKLTQTLIDERDGSIFGAILEWDRSAALADFVVMRPSGAPRAVLALRGTLLKGPTMRRDIEDDLRFLAWESLKGSIRFKVALEALKTVAERYGSSNVCIAGHSLGAGFALQVGKALAKEGMYVETHLFNPPSVSLAMSFRNIGERAGFAWKRFKSMLPMSSETQVNNEEDKAIGFGLKNWLSGLKGPPGVGLGKWVPHLYVNNSDYICCSYTDPDGIEGNNAGKENVGPSSTTGQVAAKLFVMSKGNQKFLEAHGLEQWWSDDLELQLALHNSKLISRQLKSLYSLPAPQPALPR; encoded by the exons ATGCAAGGAGCCCCAAAACAAAGCGAAGCTCCAGAAGAAGAAACAGGCGGTGCCGCCGCCGTGTTAATGGAAAAAAGCGGCGTCGTTCAGGAAGTTGTGGAAGCGCAGCCTCATCCCTACTCTTTCCACGTTTCGGGTCCTCGGAAATTGTGTTCCCCCAATTGGAGAGACAATATCAGCTCCAGTTG GAAGGATGGGAATTACAAAAGAACTGTCATTGCATGCTTCATACAAGCAATCTACTTACTTGAACTTGATAGACAGGAGAACAGAGATGCAGACAATGCTCTTGCCCCAAAGTGGTGGATACCTTTTAAGTATAAACTAACACAAACTTTAATTGATGAAAGGGATGGATCCATTTTTGGTGCAATTCTGGAGTGGGATCGATCTGCAGCACTTGCGGATTTTGTAGTCATGAGACCCAGTGGGGCACCAAGAGCTGTTTTAGCACTTAGAGGAACATTACTCAAAGGCCCAACGATGCGAAGGGATATCGAAGATGACCTTCGTTTTCTTGCTTGGGAGAGCTTGAAGGGATCTATCAGGTTCAAAGTAGCTCTGGAGGCTCTGAAAACTGTTGCAGAAAGGTATGGAAGCAGTAATGTATGCATTGCAGGCCATTCTTTAGGAGCTGGTTTTGCTCTACAAGTGGGAAAGGCATTAGCTAAAGAAGGGATGTATGTAGAGACTCACTTATTCAATCCACCTTCAGTTTCTCTGGCAATGAGCTTCCGAAATATTGGAGAGAGAGCAGGATTTGCTTGGAAGAGATTTAAATCAATGCTTCCTATGAGTAGTGAAACTCAGGTGAATAATGAGGAGGACAAGGCTATTGGTTTTGGATTGAAGAACTGGTTATCAGGTTTAAAGGGTCCTCCtggtgtaggattgggaaaatGGGTTCCTCATCTTTATGTAAATAATAGTGATTACATCTGCTGCTCTTATACTGACCCTGATGGAATAGAAGGAAATAATGCCGGGAAGGAGAATGTGGGTCCAAGTTCAACAACTGGGCAAGTAGCAGCAAAGCTATTTGTGATGTCAAAGGGAAACCAGAAGTTTCTGGAAGCTCATGGATTAGAGCAATGGTGGTCTGATGATCTGGAACTTCAGCTGGCTCTCCATAACAGTAAGCTCATCAGTAGGCAGCTGAAATCCTTGTATAGCCTTCCAGCTCCTCAACCAGCACTTCCTAGATAA
- the LOC133742985 gene encoding uncharacterized protein LOC133742985, with protein sequence MALSLTAASLYPNPSFSSPSCSSSPCSFLNPKHRPPLKPYPYPSSFRTPAAQSEGAESWIKEEDRSASSSGSSSSAQTRLDLLEQLTSTSSSVDGGYESDASSRKLTIREQLAQLFGDRDDDFTIPLGKKFKKVSPKVLTISQKRNIRRQAYLNEVSQRNDSTFFATIGAFVLVPPLVILGIAIATGYVQLSFLN encoded by the exons ATGGCCCTGAGTCTAACTGCTGCTTCTCTATACCCAAAcccttctttctcttctccttcttgttcTTCTAGTCCTTGTTCATTTCTAAACCCAAAGCACAGACCCCCTCTCAAGCCTTACCCTTATCCATCTTCTTTCAGAACACCTGCTGCTCAGTCTGAGGGAGCTGAGAGTTGGATTAAAGAGGAAGACCGTTCTGCTTCTTCATCTG GATCTTCATCATCTGCTCAAACACGTCTGGATCTTTTGGAGCAACTTACCTCAACTAGCTCATCAGTTGACGGAG GTTATGAGAGTGATGCTAGCTCCCGAAAACTTACTATCCGTGAGCAACTAGCACAGTTGTTTGGGGATAGAGATGATGATTTCACAATTCCACTGGGTAAAAAGTTCAAAAAGGTGAGTCCCAAGGTTTTAACTATATCACAGAAGCGGAATATCAGAAGACAGGCTTACTTAAATGAAGTATCTCAGAGGAATGATTCAACTTTCTTTGCCACCATTGGAGCATTTGTACTTGTTCCACCTCTTGTAATATTAGGAATTGCTATAGCAACAGGCTATGTGCAGCTAAGTTTCCTTAATTAA